The Engystomops pustulosus chromosome 9, aEngPut4.maternal, whole genome shotgun sequence genome includes a window with the following:
- the SPTAN1 gene encoding spectrin alpha chain, non-erythrocytic 1 isoform X4 — translation MVTSAFRAPAIKRAGPRRSAQTKIRRFGVRKLECKTPSDLKMDSSGVKVLETAEDIQDRRQQVLDRYLRFKELSTIRRQKLEDSYRFQFFQRDADELEKWIQEKLQIASDENYKDPTNLQGKLQKHQAFEAEVQANAGAIVKLDNTGNQMIAESHFASETIRTRLVELHRLWEMLLLKMQEKGVKLQQAQKLVQYLRECEDVLDWINDKEAIVTSEELGQDLEHVEVLQKKFEEFQTDLAAHEERVNEVNQFASKLVQEEHPELELIKTKQDEVNANWQRLKGLALQRQGKLFGAAEVQRFNRDVDETIGWIREKEQLMASDDFGRDLASVQALLRKHEGLERDLAALEEKVKALRSESDRLQESHPQNAPQIQVKGEELLANWEQIRTLAAERHTRLNDSYKLQRFLADFRDLTSWVTEMKALINADELANDVAGAEALLDRHQEHKGEIDAHEDSFKAADAAGQALLNAGHYASDEVREKITILAEERTSLLELWDRRRQQYEQCMDLQLFYRDTEQVDNWMSKQEAFLLNEDLGDSLDSVEALLKKHEDFEKSLSAQEEKITALDEFATKLIQNNHYAMDDVAARRDALLNRRNALHERALYRRTQLADSFHLQQFFRDSDELKSWINEKMKTATDEAYKDPSNLQGKVQKHQAFEAELSANQSRIDALENSGQKLIDVNHYASDEVAARMNEVISLWKKLLEATDRKGIKLREANQQQQFNRNVEDIELWLYEVEGHLASDDYGKDLTNVQNLQKKHALLEADVAAHQDRIDGITIQARQFQDAGHFDADNIKKKQEALVARYDALKDPMVARKEKLSDSLRLQQLFRDIEDEETWIREKEPIAASTNRGKDLIGVQNLLKKHQALQAEIAGHEPRIKAVTQKGNNMITEGHFAADEVKVKLKELNDKWQSLRNKASQRRQDLEDSLQAQQYFADANEAESWMREKEPIVGSTDYGKDEDSAEALLKKHEALMSDLRAYGSSIQGLREQAQSCRQQVAPTDDETGKELVLALYDYQEKSPREVTMKKGDILTLLNSTNKDWWKVEVNDRQGFVPAAYVKKLDPAQSASRENLLDEQGSIALRQEQIDGQYQNILEVGEKRKDMLEKSCKKFMLFREANELQQWIHEKESALTNEEVGADLEQVEVLQKKFDDFQKDLKANESRLKDINKVADDLESEGLITEEVQVVQHQELQGAMPRDEADNKGASPWKAVRTVVHSVATFNSIKELNERWRSLQQLAEERSQLLGSAHEVQRFHRDADETKEWIEEKNQALNTDSYGHDLASVQALQRKHEGFERDLAALGDKVNSLGETAERLIQSHPESAEDIQEKCTELNQAWNSLGKRADNRKEKLGDSHDLQRFLSDFRDLMSWINGIRGLVSSDELAKDVTGAEALLERHQEHRTEIDARAGTFQAFEQFGQQLLARGHYASPEIKEKLDILDQERASLEKAWVQRRMMLDQCLELQLFNRDCEQAENWMAAREAFLNSEDKGDSLDSVEALIKKHEDFDKAINVQEEKIAALQAFADQLITGDHYAKGDIAVRRNEVLDRWRRLKAQMIEKRSKLGESQTLQQFSRDVDEIEAWISEKLQTASDESYKDPTNIQSKHQKHQAFEAELHANADRIRGVIDMGNSLIERGACAGSEDAVKARLAALADQWQFLVHKSAEKSQKLKEANKQQNFNTGIKDFDFWLTEVEALLASEDYGKDLASVNNLLKKHQLLEADISAHEDRLKDLNGQADSLMTSSAFDTTLVKEKRDAINERFQRIKSMATARRSRLNESHRLHQFFRDLDDEESWIKEKKLLVGSDDYGRDLTGVQNLRKKHKRLEAELAAHEPAIQGVLDTGKKLSDDNTIGKDEIQQRLAQFVEHWKELKEQAAARGQRLEESLEYQQFVANVEEEEAWINEKMTLVASEDYGDTLAAIQGLLKKHEAFETDFTVHKDRVHDVCANGEDLIQKNNHHVDNITAKMQGLRGKVSELEKAAAQRKAKLDENSAFLQFNWKADVVESWIGEKENSLKTDDYGRDLSSVQTLLTKQETFDAGLQAFQQEGITNITALKDQLLAAKHVQSRAIESRHASLMKRWNQLLDNSAARKKKLLEAQEHYRKVEDLFLTFAKKASAFNSWFENAEEDLTDPVRCNSLEEIKALREAHDAFRNSLSSAQTDFNQLAELDRQIKGYRVASNPYTWFTMEALEETWRNLQKIIKERELELQKEQRRQEENDKLRQEFAQHANAFHQWIQETRTYLLDGSCMVEESGTLESQLEATKRKHQEIRAMRSQLKKIEDLGAAMEEALILDNKYTEHSTVGLAQQWDQLDQLGMRMQHNLEQQIQARNTTGVTEEALKEFSMMFKHFDKDKSGRLNHQEFKSCLRSLGYDLPMVEEGEPDPEFENILDIVDPNRDGHVSLQEYMAFMISRETENVKSSEEIESAFRALSTEQKPYVTKEELYQNLTREQADYCISHMKPYMDSKGRELPSSYDYVEFTRSLFVN, via the exons ATGGTGACGTCAGCGTTTCGGGCCCCGGCTATAAAAAGGGCAGGACCCCGCCGAAGCGCTCAGACGAAGATCCGGAGATTTGGAGTGAGGAAGCTGGAGTGCAAAACGCCCTCAGATCTG AAAATGGATTCCAGTGGGGTCAAAGTGTTGGAGACGGCGGAGGACATCCAGGACAGGCGTCAGCAGGTTCTGGACCGCTACTTGCGCTTCAAGGAGCTGTCCACCATCCGTCGGCAGAAACTCGAGGATTCCTACCGATTCCAGTTTTTCCAGCGAGACGCAGATGAGCTTGAGAAATGGATCCAGGAAAAACTCCAGATCGCATCCGACGAGAACTACAAGGATCCGACCAACCTCCAG GGGAAGCTGCAGAAACATCAGGCCTTTGAGGCAGAAGTACAGGCCAATGCCGGAGCCATCGTAAAACTGGacaatactggaaaccaaatgaTCGCCGAGTCCCACTTTGCATCTGAGACAATCAGG ACACGCCTGGTGGAGCTGCATCGTCTATGGGAGATGCTGCTGCTGAAAATGCAAGAGAAGGGGGTCAAGCTACAACAGGCACAGAAGCTGGTCCAGTACCTGCGCGAGTGTGAGGATGTTCTGGACTGGATCAATGACAAG GAGGCCATTGTGACATCTGAGGAGCTGGGACAAGACCTTGAGCATGTGGAGGTCCTGCAGAAAAAGTTTGAAGAGTTCCAGACTGACCTGGCAGCTCATGAAGAGCGGGTGAATGAAGTCAACCAGTTTGCCAGTAAATTGGTCCAG GAGGAACATCCAGAGCTGGAGCTTATCAAGACCAAACAAGATGAAGTCAATGCCAACTGGCAGCGCTTGAAGGGGCTGGCACTGCAGAGACAGGGGAAGTTGTTTGGAGCCGCAGAAGTCCAGCGATTTAACAG AGACGTAGATGAAACCATTGGCTGGATCAGAGAGAAGGAGCAGCTGATGGCATCCGATGACTTTGGCCGAGACTTGGCCAGTGTGCAGGCGCTTTTGCGTAAGCATGAGGGCCTGGAAAGAGACCTGGCAGCCCTAGAGGAGAAG GTGAAAGCTTTGCGCTCCGAATCTGATCGCCTGCAGGAGTCTCACCCTCAGAATGCGCCCCAAATCCAGGTGAAGGGAGAAGAGCTCCTTGCAAACTGGGAGCAGATCcgcacactggctgcagagcgtcACACACGCCTCAATGACTCCTACAA GTTGCAGAGGTTCCTTGCAGATTTTAGAGACCTGACTAGCTGGGTGACCGAAATGAAAGCCCTTATCAATGCTGATGAGCTCGCCAATGATGTGGCTGGAGCCGAGGCTCTTCTCGATAGACACCAAGAACATAAG GGTGAAATTGATGCTCACGAGGACAGCTTTAAAGCAGCCGATGCTGCAGGACAAGCTTTACTGAACGCCGGACACTACGCATCTGATGAAGTCCGAGAGAAG ATTACCATCTTGGCAGAGGAGAGAACTTCACTTTTAGAGCTGTGGGACCGGCGCAGGCAGCAGTACGAGCAGTGCATGGACCTCCAGCTATTCTACAGAGACACCGAACAAGTAGACAACTGGATGAGCAAGCAGGAG GCCTTCCTGTTGAATGAAGATTTGGGAGATTCTTTGGACAGCGTGGAAGCCCTTCTGAAGAAACATGAGGATTTTGAGAAATCTCTTAGTGCCCAAGAAGAAAAGATCACG GCTCTGGATGAATTTGCAACAAAGCTGATTCAGAATAACCACTATGCAATGGACGATGTTGCTGCACGCAGAGATGCG CTCCTAAATCGTCGCAATGCCCTGCATGAGCGAGCTCTATATCGCCGCACCCAGCTGGCGGACTCTTTCCACCTGCAGCAGTTCTTCAGGGACTCTGATGAGTTGAAGAGCTGGATCAACGAAAAGATGAAGACTGCCACTGATGAGGCCTACAAG GATCCATCCAATCTTCAGGGTAAGGTTCAGAAGCACCAGGCTTTTGAGGCCGAACTTTCTGCGAACCAAAGTCGCATTGATGCTCTGGAGAATTCCGGTCAGAAGTTAATTGATGTTAACCATTATGCGTCCGATGAGGTGGCGGCTCGTATGAATGAGGTGATTTCCTTGTGGAAGAAATTGCTGGAAGCCACAGATCGCAAAG GCATCAAACTGCGAGAAGCCAACCAGCAGCAACAGTTTAACCGAAATGTGGAGGATATTGAGCTCTGGCTGTATGAGGTGGAGGGACACCTGGCATCTGATGACTATGGCAAGGACCTGACCAACGTGCAGAACCTTCAGAAGAAGCATGCTCTGCTGGAGGCTGATGTGGCCGCTCACCAG GACCGCATTGATGGCATCACCATCCAGGCACGCCAGTTCCAGGATGCCGGCCATTTTGATGCAGACAACATCAAGAAGAAACAAGAGGCTTTGGTTGCGAGATATGATGCTTTGAAAGATCCCATGGTGGCTCGCAAGGAGAAGCTCTCAGACTCCCTGCGCCTGCAGCAGCTTTTCCGTGATATTGAGGATGAGGAAACCTGGATAAGAGAAAAAGAGCCGATTGCAGCCTCTACCAACAGGG GTAAGGACTTAATCGGTGTCCAGAACCTCCTGAAGAAGCACCAAGCCCTGCAGGCGGAGATCGCGGGGCATGAACCTCGCATTAAGGCCGTCACCCAGAAGGGAAATAACATGATCACAGAAG GACACTTTGCAGCTGATGAAGTGAAGGTGAAGCTGAAGGAGCTCAATGACAAGTGGCAGTCCCTGAGAAATAAGGCCTCTCAGCGCAGACAGGACCTGGAAGACTCCCTGCAGGCTCAGCAGTACTTTGCTGATGCTAATGAAGCCGAGTCCTGGATGAGGGAGAAGGAACCTATTGTTGGTAGCACAGATTACGGCAAGGATGAAGATTCTGCTGAG GCTCTACTGAAGAAACATGAGGCGCTGATGTCCGATCTGCGAGCCTACGGGAGCAGCATTCAAGGTCTGAGGGAGCAGGCCCAGTCTTGCAGG CAACAAGTGGCACCGACAGATGATGAGACTGGGAAGGAGTTGGTTCTGGCTCTGTATGATTATCAGGAGAAGAGTCCACGGGAGGTGACTATGAAGAAGGGAGACATCCTGACTCTGCTGAATAGCACTAACAAG GACTGGTGGAAAGTGGAAGTGAATGATCGTCAGGGTTTTGTACCCGCTGCGTATGTGAAGAAGCTGGATCCGGCACAGTCTGCTTCTCGGGAGAACTTACTGGATGAACAGGGAAGCATTGCCCTGCGTCAGGAGCAGATTGATGGCCA ATACCAGAACATATTGGAAGTGGGAGAGAAGCGCAAAGACATGCTGGAGAAGAGTTGTAAGAAGTTCATGTTGTTCCGCGAGGCGAATGAGCTGCAGCAATGGATTCATGAGAAGGAGTCTGCACTCACCAATGAGGAGGTCGGGGCCGACCTGGAGCAGGTGGAGGTGTTACAGAAGAAGTTTGATGATTTCCAGAAG GATCTGAAAGCGAACGAATCCCGTCTGAAGGATATCAACAAGGTTGCGGATGACCTTGAGTCTGAAGGACTGATAACTGAAGAAGTGCAGGTTGTACAGCATCAG GAGTTGCAGGGTGCCATGCCAAGA GATGAAGCAGATAATAAAGGAGCCTCTCCATGGAAG GCTGTGAGGACTGTTGTGCACTCTGTGGCCACCTTTAACTCCATCAAG GAACTGAATGAGCGCTGGCGGTCCCTGCAGCAGCTGGCAGAGGAGAGGAGCCAACTGCTGGGCAGTGCCCACGAGGTGCAGCGATTCCACAG GGATGCTGATGAGACCAAGGAATGGATTGAGGAGAAGAACCAGGCTCTGAACACAGACAGCTATGGGCATGATTTGGCCAGTGTGCAGGCTCTGCAGCGTAAACATGAGGGATTCGAGAGAGACCTGGCCGCGCTGGGTGATAAG GTGAACTCCCTTGGAGAGACCGCCGAGCGCCTGATCCAGTCCCACCCGGAGTCCGCTGAGGACATTCAAGAGAAATGCACAGAGCTCAACCAAGCCTGGAACAGCCTGGGCAAGCGTGCCGACAACCGTAAGGAGAAGCTGGGAGACTCTCATGACTTGCAGCGCTTCCTCAGTGACTTCAG GGACCTCATGTCTTGGATTAATGGAATCCGTGGCTTGGTATCATCGGATGAACTTGCTAAAGATGTGACTGGAGCTGAAGCTCTGCTGGAGAGACACCAG GAACACCGTACCGAGATTGATGCCAGAGCTGGCACCTTCCAGGCGTTTGAGCAGTTTGGTCAGCAGCTTCTGGCAAGAGGCCATTATGCCAGCCCTGAAATCAAAGAGAAGCTGGACATCCTGGACCAGGAACGGGCCAGCCTAGAGAAGGCCTGGGTGCAGCGCCGCATGATGCTGGATCAGTGCTTAGAACTTCAG CTGTTTAACAGAGATTGTGAACAGGCCGAGAACTGGATGGCGGCACGTGAAGCCTTCCTCAACAGCGAAGATAAAGGCGATTCTCTGGACAGTGTGGAGGCGCTCATCAAGAAACATGAGGACTTTGACAAAGCCATCAATGTGCAG GAAGAGAAGATTGCCGCTCTGCAGGCCTTTGCCGATCAGTTAATAACTGGAGACCATTACGCCAAGGGGGATATTGCTGTCCGCCGCAATGAGGTTTTGGACAG GTGGCGCCGTTTGAAGGCTCAGATGATCGAGAAGAGATCCAAACTTGGTGAATCTCAGACTCTGCAGCAGTTCAGCAGAGACGTGGATGAGATAGAAGCCTGGATCAGCGAGAAGCTGCAGACCGCCAGCGACGAGTCCTATAAAGATCCCACCAACATCCAG AGCAAACACCAGAAGCACCAGGCCTTTGAGGCAGAACTTCACGCCAATGCAGACCGTATCCGCGGTGTCATCGATATGGGCAACTCCCTCATCGAACGTGGCGCCTGTGCGGGCAGTGAAGATGCAGTGAAG GCCCGTTTGGCAGCACTCGCCGATCAGtggcaatttttggtgcacaaatctGCAGAGAAGAGCCAGAAACTGAAGGAGGCCAACAAACAGCAGAACTTCAACACTGGCATCAAAGACTTTGACTTCTGGCTCACAGAG GTGGAGGCCTTGCTCGCCTCTGAGGACTATGGAAAGGACTTAGCATCCGTCAATAACCTGCTGAAGAAACACCAGCTACTGGAAGCCGACATCTCTGCCCACGAG GATCGTCTGAAGGATCTGAATGGACAGGCTGACAGCCTGATGACCAGCAGCGCCTTCGATACAACCCTAGTGAAGGAGAAGCGTGATGCCATCAACGAACGCTTCCAACGCATCAAAAGTATGGCCACTGCCCGCCGCAGCCGGCTGAACGAGTCCCATCGTCTTCATCAGTTCTTCAGGGACCTCGATGATGAGGAATCCTGGATCAA GGAAAAGAAGCTGCTGGTTGGGTCCGATGACTACGGCCGAGATCTCACCGGCGTCCAGAACCTGAGGAAGAAGCACAAGAGGCTGGAAGCAGAACTGGCTGCCCATGAGCCGGCCATCCAG GGTGTGCTGGACACCGGGAAGAAGCTCTCTGATGACAATACTATTGGAAAGGATGAGATTCAGCAGAGGCTGGCTCAGTTTGTGGAGCACTGGAAGGAACTGAAGGAACAGGCGGCAGCCAG GGGTCAGCGGCTGGAAGAGTCTCTAGAATATCAGCAGTTTGTTGCCAACGTGGAAGAAGAAGAAGCCTGGATTAATGAGAAGATGACTCTTGTGGCCAGTGAAGACTATGGTGATACTCTGGCTGCCATACAG GGTCTGCTGAAAAAACATGAGGCATTTGAGACTGACTTCACCGTCCACAAGGACAGAGTTCATGATGTCTGTGCCAACGGTGAAGACCTCATCCAGAAG AACAATCATCATGTGGATAATATAACGGCAAAGATGCAAGGCCTCCGCGGAAAAGTGTCCGAACTTGAGAAGGCGGCAGCTCAACGCAAGGCTAAGCTTGACGAGAATTCTGCCTTCCTGCAGTTCAACTGGAAAGCGGATGTGGTCGAGTCCTGGATCG GAGAGAAGGAGAACAGTCTGAAGACTGATGACTATGGCAGAGACCTGTCGTCCGTGCAGACGCTGCTCACTAAGCAG GAAACCTTTGACGCCGGACTCCAGGCATTCCAGCAGGAGGGAATCACCAACATCACCGCACTCAAAGACCAGCTACTAGCGGCCAAACATGTACAATCCAGAGCCATTGAGAGCCGCCATGCCTCCCTCATGAAGAGGTGGAACCAGCTGCTGGACAACTCTGCTGCCCGCAAGAAGAAGCTTCTAGAGGCTCAAGAGCATTACCGAAAG GTGGAAGATTTGTTCCTAACATTCGCAAAGAAGGCTTCCGCTTTCAACAGCTGGTTTGAGAATGCGGAGGAGGACCTTACTGACCCAGTCCGCTGTAATTCCCTGGAAGAAATCAAGGCGCTGCGCGAGGCACACGACGCATTCCGAAACTCCCTCAGCTCCGCGCAGACAGATTTCAACCAACTGGCCGAACTGGACCGACAGATCAAGGGCTACCGCGTGGCATCCAATCCTTACACTTGGTTCACCATGGAGGCTCTGGAGGAGACCTGGCGCAACCTGCAGAAGATCATAAAG GAACGTGAACTGGAGCTGCAAAAAGAGCAGAGAAGGCAGGAGGAAAATGACAAACTGCGGCAGGAATTTGCCCAACATGCCAATGCATTCCACCAATGGATCCaggagaccag GACCTACCTACTGGACGG